The following nucleotide sequence is from Cicer arietinum cultivar CDC Frontier isolate Library 1 chromosome 2, Cicar.CDCFrontier_v2.0, whole genome shotgun sequence.
atgataCTATAAAATGAAAGTTAATACAATCAAATTATTATGCAATAAAGATAACGgtaaagttaaatttaaaagaaaaattgattaatAGTTCATAGATATAGTTGAAGCCATgataattatgataaatttatggtacgaaacaaatattttgtgaaaGTTATATGTCATAAACACAAgtgaatttatatttattttaaaaatatgaatctaattattttgatttattatcaCCAATTTAAAAACGGATTTAATTTCTTTGTACGACTTCATTGTgaagataaaattttcatcttCCAATTCTTATTTTTGTGATTATATCAACTTCATgtattatacaaataaaaaatagatacaTCATCTTCATATAAATTGAGAGTGTGAAAGTTATGtgtagaatttaaaaataaatgacaaaattaattattttgttttttttattatgagatgtaaaagaaaaataaaataaaagaaaaatagggttaaatatattataatacttAACTAATCGGGATATGTTGTTGTATACtaatatttgtttcatatttttttaaaaactttgatcaatgacaaatatatgtctcgtatttttttacatatcataaaaaatactcgacctataatttttctatatttaatgATGAGAAATATTTCTccaatgtattttttatattagtaataaatatttatctcgtattattttatttttatcaatgataaatatttattttatatattttttaataattacccACTGAATATATAAATTGTATGCTCTAACGATTTATTTAGTgtcttcatttaaaaaatattaattttaactaattaagtaaatatacaaattattatGGACATAGTCAATTTGAGGGATTAAAAAAAGGATTAGTCaatttgtatatataattaaaagttaatttgaGGAATTTGTGAATTTAGGTAAATTTGAAGGATTAAATTAACTTATTCATACATAACTGATTATGAGTggataaaatatcaattattaattagCTGAATTTAATAACTTATGTGTGTCTCATACATTTGCCACTTGGGAATTTGAAAAACTATAGATATATAAAAGTTAGAATTGGAACCATAACACATGTGAACTCCACCACTACAATACATACACCCCAATTTGCAGTTGCCGTGTGAGGaacaaataaaatgtaaataaaactaaaatgatGGGCACATGTGGTAAAAGGGACCCATAATGTAGTCAAAATGCAAaacaaaacatttaaattaGTATAAAACAGCAACTTTGGTAATTGATGATAGGAATTGGACAAATTATGTGGATAAAAAGGACAAAACATTGCATCTAATCTTTCTCCCAAAAGCACTTACATGAGCGGTGCGAAACAAACAACATCAACTCATGCTCACATTATACCTTTtgcatttttcatatttattatgGCCAAACTCCAATTATAGTTTAATTCCTATGTTAGAAACCTTCAAATTAAAgaccatttttttcatttttaattttcgttaaaaatttaattatttttgacaaaatggaaaatttttaatttttaatttattaaaaaatagatatatttttaatcaaagtgacactaataatcatttaaaaaaaaagataatttaaatttaatacttTGATGTTACAAGACTAGCTTATACCACTGAATTATGTATAGACTTgagatcaaaattttaatttactttctaATAGATTTATATTCCTCAATGGACTTGATAAAATTTTAGACATAGAGAGTTTGAAGTTTAGTCTCACATAGCAGCTACCATGGATGTGTCTTATTGTGTGTGAATTGTGAAACATTGTGCACTCAAATGGGCTCATGTTAATGTTTTGGAGTTTGGGATAGGGGACACATATCCATCAAGAAGGCCTACATTATACTTTAAGGTGTGCAATTTACAAGAGGTTGCATCCTCCAACAAAGTATGGAAGGGACAACCTTTTGCTCTTTGATAAAGATTTCTGCCACTGTCTACAACTTCTTAGTTTTGATAAGATtagtttgatttattattaaaagtcatgttgattttttgaAATTGGGCTTTCAAtttagaaactttcaaaatttatatttatcaaaaaatttaaacaatccATCTAAACACAAAATATATCTTAGCCTCaacttttacaattttttttacaaaaacactAGAATTTTATCTAATTCAATACTGAATTGTTGgagttttcaaatattaaaaatactacTATGAGAATTTAGTTGGTCTTGAGATCAATTGGGGATGATTAATTCTAATTAGGTCATATGCCTAATTGAAGGTCATAACTCATTTTTGGTACCAAGAAATTGGATTTATCATGTTCTTGTATATGGACCCAAGAAATTAGATTTAGATTCTTTATCTTTGTATATTAAAAAGTAGAGTAACTGAAggtaatttttatgataaaataagaGAGAAAGTGAATCTTAGAATGATGAGAAAATGATCAAATGTAGAGAgatagaaaaaatagagaaacaaaaatatacaatttttgtcCTAAGAAATTCTGCTCCTGCCATATCTAATGCCTTTATTGTCAACTCATCTTCCATACTTTTTCACATTTAgctaaaacatataaattaaactattattattattattattattattattattattattattattattattattattattattattattattattattattattattattattattattattatagctGATAAATAGAAAATCGTGCTATTGGAATATTGCGAGCTCATTCTAAGAGTTCAAGTTCATTTTGGTGCTTTTATAGTGGGGGTACATTCCATGTGAAAATATatactcatttaattattttaaattatacatcattttattattttatcttttatctttatttatttatgtgaatATATTagaatactatttatttatgtttgtgaccaaactaatatttcaattaaaagaGTTATAGTCCAAACAATCCATGATGGTGTGAAATGGATATACTAgtatgtcattttcatcttaATTAATATGTCATTTTCCTGTCCAACTAGAACTCAAGATACATACATAGAGActacttaattaaaaaattaggcCATCTTTATATATTTGGTGTGTAGAAGCTTAAAATACAAGCACcacacatataataatatttatctttattcGGAAATCTTCGACAAAATCGCTTGTGCACACAAGAATAAGCACAAAACTACAAATTGGAGCAATTGACAAATAAAGGGTAAAATGAATTAAGGTAAAGGTGTGGGCCATGATGTACTCTCACTTTGGAGAGACAAAGTATTaacaacattattttattttttactttatattcaatttttttggcACATTTGATTCCACGAACATATTTAATGGGTAAAATTAGTTGCTAAATCACATCAAAGGACTATGTAGTATGTACCATATGCTTGTGCAAGGGAACTTCATCATTTATTATAAGAATGCACGTATGACAATTTAACACTTGGCTAGTTTCCATAATTAAAATGTGactaacaaaacaaaattttgcaTGTGTATTCATGATTTTCTAgagaaaataattgtttttttttctcttatttgcCGTTGGTTTTTCAACATTTCATTCTAAAAGAACATGATCTAGCAATCTTCTAAGAGCACGCGTATAAAGTGAATGGACAAACTAAATCAAATAATAGTACCAAAAGGTTAGGAACAAAAAATCAGTCAAGGATagctcttttatttatttttattattatcttataaAATACTTACTCCCCTTTTCCATAACGATTGACTgatatattataagaaaaatgtataaattatatttttactaaattgtGTTTAATGAATATGGGTGTATTCAAtgttatcataaatataaaataaaatatattaatttgaaaataatattaattaaagaatataactaaaaaataattaatattatattaataattaaaataatatttattttaaaagtaaagtatatatatataaaagagtaTTATAAATAGTATCGAAAATACAATTGCGAACTATGAATTCAACTTGAGATAAGatatcaatttaacaaaatatcaataaattaaaatataacttaaagacAAATCTATCATATTAATAAGTAAGTCACTGTTTATGATTGgagtaatttaatataaatgtgGGATTTTGAATTCAAGGTCAGTTAAAAGTacattatttattgaatttgtgTCTTTCAAAAAGTTGATACATCTTTCCTACGCACTTATCTTGTAGCTAATCAAATTAGTCCAAATATTCTATTGTGCATTAGGTTCTTCCTTGAATACAAAATGTAAATAGCCTTCATGTTGCATTAAAAAATGCCTATTAATTGCAAAGATGGTTTTCTATACCATCGAAGTATATTGTTTCATTTCATATATAGTATAgcactaattaaatttatattactaCCCACACCAAAATATCTCTAGTTTAGCatcataaaaaatcaattaataaaatagttgagACATAATTATCatggattattttttataaaaaaaaatttataaaagaaagtaaaaaaaaaaatatttcagctcctacatcaaaataaaaataaaaaggtatGAATCTACCAtcatggtaaaaaaaaaaaaaattatccatcTTTATAAAGAGTTGTAAAGATCATACTCAATCATGTGATAAAAAATTGAGCAAAGATAACAAAATAAGTTAGTCCTACTAATTATTATCACGGATTATTTAAATTCACTTCACTAATTACCTTTTTGATGTtaataaatagaaaacaaattatcaaagataTAACCTTCAAGAATGCGCATTCTTCAATTATGTGAGGTAGTAACTTTCCTTAGACTACATCATTATGATTATAACTTCAATGAGATGATTAGGATAAGaaataatcattattttaacGCTTTAAAGAGATACTAAGAAGATAGTTTAGAGATAAGTTCAATGGATTATAAAAGGGAGGAATCACATCAAGCAAactatataaaaacaaatatgcatgttttaaaataatattataattaataaaccaAATAGAAAATAGAAAGGTATCAAAGTGCATGTTAGCTGAAGTGTAAGGCACTACTTGTTACATCATTATCATTGCTGCCTTGCCTTTAATATAAGCTTCTCTCCTTCTTCTAGGATCTGACTCAACCGTGTGGGCCATTCTATCATAATATATACATATTCTATTTTACcataaatgttaaaaatagtttatatattattaattgatggtacagttaaaaataataactaatttatattaaataatgaatGTGACACTTATTCAAAGGCATATAGAGTATTATCTCAACTTCAATggatatatttgattattttatataaattataaaacaaatatataaataaaagaggtataataatatttttataaaattatttttatcaagtaTTAATTAATGCATCActataaatacaaaatgaaatatattgatttgaGAGTGGTTTATGTAATCCTATTTAGAaggtaattaaaaaatatacttaatataactctaaatctggaaaattataataattattttgatgtaactttattttacaaaatgaGAGGAGCCATATCAAGGGCCAAGCCACTAAAACTAGGGCTTTagacgtaaaaaaaaaaagtctttttaacaaagaaaaataagCATCCAAACTAAATAGTTAATACTGTTAATTATGTTACATATTTAGTTATAGTTATTTGTTAGATTAGTCggttaaaatttaaactatatcataatttttatgtttttttttacaattttaagtattatttttaaatattgtgttAGGTCTTTAAATTTATTAGACTGACCTTACAAATGAGTCAATCATTTTAcgagataaaatatatttaatatataagaCACCTTTATTACTATACTCTTTTGTGaaaatttatactattaatttgaTTGTgattatagataatttataaaagCTTGAAGATTTAaggaaaaacatttttttaacagagaaaacaaaatattagtgaATGGTTTGATTTTCAAACAATTATTACTACAAGCTTTGTTTTACAAAaacttcaacaacaaaaaaaaatcataacacatGTTAAcacaaattatacaattttcttATAACTATATGATATGATAACGTATCTAGAACCTTTGAGCATGTCATTTCCCTGACGTCATTATCATTGTGGCATTATTATATTTCTGtacaatatataattaaaaattgacacacctatatataataattgtaTTCATAGGGGTTGTTATATATACTTTGAATAACATTAAGTTAGTTGACAAGGTTTATATTTTCGCTAATTAGATATTCGATGATTTTCTTGTCCTTAATGTAAACTAATGATATGTGcattttataaaagaaacacAGAGTCATAATAgtttaaagattattttttattcaatatagtAGTATAAGAGTTGAAGAAGTGAAAATACTTTGAGATGGTCACTAACGACCAAAATACATTAACTGAAATAGTTTaccaaaataaaagaaacacatgaataatttatttaaagaagagagatatttataatttgagtgaacattttatttttgaaaaaactaatatgttgataattaatattgttcAAATTTTGTTGAGGGTGATAATCGAATCTGCAATTTATATTTCACTCCCTAACTCCACTGCAATACCACCTTAATTATCAAATCAATCTTATATTCTTTATAATTTGAATAAACATATAAATGagattttataaataagttatttaatCAGATAAGATTTGGccttattttgttatatattctataaattTATAGTACAATGTCCTTATATTTTAAGTAGGGTGAACCTAACATCTAGTGGATGAACTATAATCGTGTGATCAGATCGTGATTGATGATTTTATGATTAGACATATGTCTAGTGGATGAACTATAATCGTGTGATCAGATTATGATTGATGGTTTTATGATTAAAAGTATGGAAGTCATTACATGCGATTGtaaattattaagaaaatattgttTAAAGAAATAGACTTGATGCATTAAAAATTTATGCAATCACTATAATAATTGCATCTTAATAAAGAtcgaataattcatattttgaattaatttggtGAAATCTAAATATCAATTGTTAGAAATgttatgtaaattttaaaatattttcacaaaacaaagtttttatatatatatatatatatatatatatatatatatatatatatatatattaaacatgaAATGATATCAAACTTGATAAGTGATCAATGTAGTCCTTCTAGAAgtactataaattttatgactcgtgatttaaaaaattaatatatttaattacagTTTAGATCcttctattttagttgaattacgaaaatagtttgtctcttttattttttcttagtttttccaattttaatctaaaacttaataaagtgtcattttttgcgcttatttaagtcacattatactttaaaatttcgtagtgcaacaattgtatctgaagtctatgatcataaataatataatatgacttaataataatatttaataatattatgttgaCATACAAAATAACTTGATATCCTATATTAATAGGATCAAtgagatttttgtttttatatacgcgtataaatgaagaaaaaaaaatacatgaccTATAAGTAATATACTAACACGAgttgaaaaaaaatgtgtttcaattcaataatattattatgtaaAAAGTGTAAATGTAAAAAGGGATTAATTACTATTTCATCTAACAAAAgtttttaggttaaaaaaacACTAATCCAGATTGTAAGAAAAAGTCAATTGATAAGAAAAAAACTGTTAAAAGAAATTGAAGTCAAACTATAGtacattgaaagaaaaaaacatgcCACGTGTGATCATGATTTATACACATGTCTTGAGTAGTAATAATGTGTATACATGTAACATGGATACATTTGACTAAAAATACTAATGATAAGGATATTTCTGTCATTACAATAAATTAAGATTGTCCTTTAGCATATAGCATCACATTAACACCAACACTTTCCAATGGTTATTGTGtagtttatataataatataaggGCTATTTCTCATTCATTATTCTATATGCAACtgcaagattttttttttcattaacatAGCATTCTCTTCCTATGCTCTCTTAGATTCTACTCCACTTTGGAATTTTTCCTTCATCAAAAAACAAGTAAGAATTTTATTTCAtgactcaaaaatttatattctcaaACTAAAATCCATGAATGGCtttgtattttttctttgtttttttttttttttttttttttttttttttttttttttttttttttttttttttttttttttttttttttttttttttcttttaaagatttaaaataatttcttcaAATGGGTTGGTGATGTCTTTGAACTTCTAAGAAGTTTTTGCTGAAATGTttgtcttatttttttcttcttcttttaaaaTCTCTATGgattattaaataattcatggaatgaaatatttgattttgatttgttatttCTAGTAATGGTGTGATAATAATAtgcatttttttgtttattaaaattttgttatgaTTATATAAATATCTTAGTACTGTGTAAGGGGTGATTTGATTTACCATATTGTTGGCTAAGAATATATGAGTAACTTCAATATGCTgttctgtttttttttgtttttttttttttgcatctGTTCTGTCTGACTCTCATaagatttttcttcttttcagcTTAagtataattgaaaattttctaatgtgttttataaacatttatatatcTATCATTTTAATTggtgaaatatttgattgagaattttttttcttctatacaGATGTAAATTCTTCAGTTGTTTGAAACACTTAATTTCACTGAGTTGTTAGCTTAATGGTAAGAGTTTAGTCATATAATCTCAAGAGCTTAACTGTTGTAAAATGGTCATTAgtgtcactttaattaataataatttctccttccacaaatttttatttatttaaaaaaaacacttaatTTCATTGAAATGAAATCTAGTTCAATACAATATACAGGGACATGTGCATTTTTTGTGTGTCTcatcttttgaattttgtttaataGAGACATTTTATGCTTGGATTATTTCcttttaatttctaatattCATGTCTAgaaatttctaaatatttttcctttcttttttggTCAAGAAAAATCAGTGACAGATAGAAGGGGTTATTTCTGCAACTTCATTGAAATTTTCCCTAATTGATTCCACTGATtactttattctttttttttttcatataaaaagtaaaCAAAGAGAATACAATGTTTGACTTGCCATGTGATTTccaatttttaataatacacagtaaaagaaaaagttgactAATTGTCAACTATGACTGAATCTACAAGAGTGATTAATTTCTTCAagacatgaagaaaaaaaaaacattatccTTTTATATGCATTGTATGATATGTATGAAGCATGAAAGTTATTGTTAATGTTATCACTGATGCTGTGATTATTCCATGCAGAGTGCaaaaaatgtcaaatctatgGTTTATCTCCTAAGAGAAGATTGAACTTGTAGAAATTAAGAACAAGAGTTACTGCATTAAAGTCGAGACGCCGGTAAGATACTTCGTTATTATTGATTCTACGATGCAGGCATCAGAACAACATAGAAGTTCAAGTATGTACTATCAACCATTACAAGAAATAGAATCATACTGCTTACCGCAGTATCGAAATCTAAATCATCAGATGTACTACAATGATGGAGGAGGTCATGGAACTCAATTCTCCACTCAAAGTTCCTCTGACCTTTACTGCACGTTGGAATCATCGTCCGCAGCTGGAAGTTTCGCCGTTTACAACTCTCCTTCAACGGTTAGTTTCTCGCCTAATGATAGTCCAATGTCACAGCAAGATTCTCAGACTCAGTCATATCCGCACGATCAATATCATTCCCCTGACAATAATATTTATAGCTCTCCAAGGAGTGGATCCTGTATAACCGAAGATTTAAGTAGCTTCAAGCACAAGCTAAGAGAATTGGAAAATGTAATGCTTGGTCCTGACTCTGATTATAATCTTGTTGATAGTTATGACAGTGCCATGAGCAATGGAAACGATTTCGTTTCGCTTGAAATGGACAGTTGGAGACAAACAATGGTAGCGATTTCAAGCAAAAATCTAAAGCATATCCTTACTGTATGTGCCAAAGCAATTGCAGACAATGATTTGCTAATGGCACAATGGCTGATGGACGAGTTACGGCAGATGGTTTCGGTTTCTGGCGAACCGATTCAAAGGTTGGGAGCATACATGTTGGAAGGACTTGTCGCACGGTTGTCTGCGTCGGGGAGTTCAATCTACAAATCGTTAAGATGCAAAGAACCAGAAAGTGCTGAGCTTCTATCTTATATGAACATACTTTATGAGGTTTGTCCCTACTTCAAATTCGGATACATGTCTGCAAATGGAGCCATTGCAGAAGCAATGAAATATGAACAGAGAGTTCAtataatcgatttccaaattgcTCAAGGAAGCCAATGGATTTCATTGATTCAGGCTTTTGCAGCTAGGCCTGGTGGCCCACCGCATATCCGGATTACTGGTATCGATGATTCAACATCGGCTTATGCCCGTGGAGGCGGACTACATATAGTCGAAAAGAGGTTATCAAAACTTGCTCAGCATTTCAAAGTGCCATTCGAATTTCATGCTGCAGCCATCTCAGGTTGTGATGTTCAACTGCATAACCTTGGAGTTCGACCGGGGGAAGCTCTAGCTGTAAATTTTGCATTTATGCTACATCACATGCCTGATGAGAGTGTCAGCACTCAGAATCATAGGGATAGGCTTCTGAGGTTAGTTAAAAGCCTATCACCGAAAGTGGTGACACTTGTCGAGCAAGAATCTAACACAAACACCGCTGCATTCTTTCCACGTTTCCTTGAAACAATGGACTATTATGCAGCAATGTTTGAGTCGATTGATGTGACTCTTCCAAGAGAGCATAAAGAGAGGATCAATGTTGAGCAGCACTGTTTGGCAAGAGACTTGGTTAACATCATAGCTTGTGAAGGGGTTGAGAGAGTGGAAAGACATGAGGTGCTTGGGAAATGGAGGTCAAGATTTGCAATGGCTGGTTTCAAACCTTACCCTTTGAGTTCATTGGTGAATGGTACCATAAAGAAATTGCTTGAGAACTATAGTGATAAATATAGACTTCAAGAGAAAGATGGAGCTTTATACCTTGGTTGGATGAATAGAGATTTGGTTGCTTCTTGTGCTTGGAAATGAGAAATGGGAATTATGTAACTTCTGAAAGTTTGAGAGAGAATGAATGAAGCAGAATTTGTCCTTGTTCTTATTCTGTTCCACTACTATGTAAGAGTTAATGAGAAAAGGCAACATTTTTATCCAAATCTAATTGTCTATTTTCTGTGCTTCAAAAGTTTCTGTGGAAAATGTAGCTAGCTTTTTTCTTTATCAGTAATACTAAGTTTATGTGGAATTTGGAAGTTGTGATATACTGTCATCAAACATTTCTTTCTTTAAATTGGATACAACTTGACTAGAGAAAAGGGTCTGCATAATTCATTCTGCAAACTGCAAAGCATTCAATAGTGTTTTCTCCATCTTGGGCTTCAATTTTTATACATACAAATCTTCATCTCCTAAGAAAAGAGTGAGAGGTATAATACTACTGGaagtaaaatatgaaaattcGGTGGAGATGAAATGGATTCATTTGAAGGCGTTACATTATTATTGTCATTTATAATGGACAAAGGAATGATGCAATTCATTCTTTTCTTCCTTGTGTTCTCTTTTACTTTTGTAGTAAACTAGGAACA
It contains:
- the LOC101508104 gene encoding scarecrow-like transcription factor PAT1 — translated: MQASEQHRSSSMYYQPLQEIESYCLPQYRNLNHQMYYNDGGGHGTQFSTQSSSDLYCTLESSSAAGSFAVYNSPSTVSFSPNDSPMSQQDSQTQSYPHDQYHSPDNNIYSSPRSGSCITEDLSSFKHKLRELENVMLGPDSDYNLVDSYDSAMSNGNDFVSLEMDSWRQTMVAISSKNLKHILTVCAKAIADNDLLMAQWLMDELRQMVSVSGEPIQRLGAYMLEGLVARLSASGSSIYKSLRCKEPESAELLSYMNILYEVCPYFKFGYMSANGAIAEAMKYEQRVHIIDFQIAQGSQWISLIQAFAARPGGPPHIRITGIDDSTSAYARGGGLHIVEKRLSKLAQHFKVPFEFHAAAISGCDVQLHNLGVRPGEALAVNFAFMLHHMPDESVSTQNHRDRLLRLVKSLSPKVVTLVEQESNTNTAAFFPRFLETMDYYAAMFESIDVTLPREHKERINVEQHCLARDLVNIIACEGVERVERHEVLGKWRSRFAMAGFKPYPLSSLVNGTIKKLLENYSDKYRLQEKDGALYLGWMNRDLVASCAWK